The genomic region CCTGGGTCGCCAACCGCCTCCACCCTTCCCCAACCCAAACCGGTTCAATCCTCCACTTAACCCAAACCGGTTCATTGATCCTAACCCACTCCAACACCACTCTCTGGAGCACCGCCCCCACCTTCAACACCTCATCAAACCTCTCCCTCAAGCTTCTCGACTCCGGTAACCTAATCCTCTCTGCCCCCAACGGCCTCGTTCTATGGCAGAGCTTCGATTCCCCCACCGACACGTGGCTCCCCGGCATGAATCTAACTCGCTTCAACTCTCTAACCTCCTGGCGAACCCAAACCGACCCGACTCCAGGACTCTACTCTCTGCGGCTAAAGCCACCGTTCTTTGGCGAATTCGAGCTCGTCTTTAACGACACCGTTTCTTACTGGTCCACCGGAAACTGGACCGACGGAAAATTCCTCAACATCCCCGAAATGTCCATCCCTTACTTATACAGCTTCCACTTTCTCTCCCCTTTCTCCCCCGCCGCGGAGTTTGGATTCTCCGAACGCGCGTCGGAGACCGGAACCCAACCTCCGACGATGTTCCGTGTGGAGCCGTTCGGACAAATCCGGCAGTACACGTGGAACAACCAAGCAGGCTCCTGGAAAATGTTTTGGTCCATGCCCGAACCCGTTTGCCAGGTTCGCGGACTCTGCGGAAGGTTCGGAGTTTGCATTGGAGAAACTTCGAAGCTGTGTGAGTGTGTCAGTGGGTTTGAGCCTCTGGATGGTGATGGGTGGGGTTCTGGTGATTATTCGAAAGGGTGTTACCGTGGGGACGCGGGGTCTGATGGGAGTGATGGGTTTCGAGATCTGGGGGATGTGAGGTTTGGGTTTGGGAATGTGAGTTTGATCAAGGGGAAATCTAGAAGCTTTTGTGAGGGGGAGTGTTTGAGGGATTGTGGGTGTGTTGGGTTGAGTTTTGACGAAGGGAGTGGGGTGTGTAGGAATTTTTATGGGTTGCTTTCGGATTTTCAGAATTTGACTGGTGGTGGTGAAAGTGGGGGTTTTTATGTTAGGGTTCCAAAGGGGGGATCTGGTGGGAGGAAGAAGGTGTTTGATAGGAAGGTTTTGAGTGGGGTTGTGATTGGAGTTGTTGTGGTTTTGGGGGTGGTGGTGATGGCTTTGTTGGTGATGGTGAAGAAGAAGAGGGGTGGTGGAAGAAAGGGgttggaggaggaggaggaagatggGTTTGTGCCTGTGTTGAATTTGAAGGTGTTTTCTTACAAGGAGCTTCAGTTGGCGACGCGCGGGTTTTCGGAGAAGGTTGGGCATGGAGGGTTTGGGACTGTGTTTCAAGGGGAGTTGAGTGATGCTTCGGTTGTGGCGGTGAAGAGGTTGGAGAGGCCGGGGGGTGGGGAGAAGGAGTTCAGGGCTGAGGTGTCCACAATTGGGAACATTCAGCATGTGAATCTTGTGAGGCTGAGAGGGTTTTGCTCTgagaattctcataggcttttGGTTTATGAGTATATGCAGAACGGTGcccttaatgtttatttgagaaagGAAGGGCCTTGTTTGAGTTGGGATGTTAGGTTTAGGGTTGCTGTTGGGACTGCTAAGGGGATTGCTTATTTACATGAGGAGTGTAGGTGTTGCATCATACATTGTGATATCAAGCCCGAGAACATTCTTTTGGATGGGGATTTCACTGCCAAGGTTTCGGATTTCGGGCTGGCAAAGCTCATCGGGAGAGACTTCAGCAGGGTGTTGGTGACCATGAGGGGGACGTGGGGGTATGTTGCGCCAGAGTGGATTTCCGGAGTGGCGATTACCACCAAGGCGGATGTTTACAGCTATGGAATGACGTTGCTGGAGCTAATTGGCGGTCGGAGGAATGTGGAGGCGCCTCTGTCTgctggaggaggaggaggtggtggagAGAGTGGTGATGAGATGGGAGGGAAGTGGTTCTTCCCGCCATGGGCCGCGCAGAGGATAATCGAGGGGAATGTGAGTGATGTGATGGATAAGAGGCTTGGGAATGCGTATAACATTGAGGAGGCTAGGAGGGTTGCTTTGGTTGCAGTTTGGTGCATTCAAGATGATGAGGCAATGAGACCTACAATGGGTATGGTGGTGAAGATGTTGGAAGGGTTGGTGGAGGTGAGTGTTCCTCCACCACCCAAGTTGCTTCAAGCGCTGGTTACTGGGGATTCCTTTCATGGGGTGAAGGCTGATTCAGGCAATGGTGCGTCGTCTACTGGTGGAAGCTTATCTGATGGCGACTTGGAAGTGTCAACTGCTGATTCTGAATCATATACAGGGAATGTTTTTTCTCCTTTGGATGTGAATGTCAATGTTAGTGTTCGATAACAAAGTTCTGGGATTATCCAGATTATAGAGATGTAACTTAGTAAGCACCCCttctctccccttttttttctctccaaggAGAGGATGGGGAAAAACAAGTAACATTTGATGTGGATGTAAATTAGTTGCCTTCAGGATGTTGGAACTTGGAAGAGTGGTTTACTGAGCTTCTTAATTCAAATATTCTTCTTCCAAATGAATGAAATATTAACTTTATATATACGTGTGTGTTtaacatgtttatttttaacttgTAATGTAATTACGACAAAAGCAATGACAATGATTCAATTTTGATCCCACCTCACTGATAAgagtaaaagaaatatttgaacaaaaaattgaagtggttttgttaaaaaatcgTTTTGCATTGTAAAATTGTCCAAATCTATTAGCTGCTTTACTACCCCAGTTGCGTGCTACAGCAGTGGATTTTGCAATAAAATAAGCTTGACTTGTTACAAGCTGTGTAATATAAGTTGCAAGTTATGTGGTATTGGAATCGGTAACAACTAATATGGTTTCTCAGAATCAACTATACAAAGAACAGCGTCCATCATCCTGTTTTATCATTTACAGCGCCTTGAATTGTCATCATGTTAGGTCTGAATTATCAAATGCATGTTGTTTTTGCGattgattatattattaatcaataatcACTAGCCAATTTGTGGCATCCCAGTTGGTGTCTGAAAATGTTCCCATAATTAGAAACTCAACGCAtaagcatttttttcttttttggcaaACTATCTCTCTAATTATCCAGCACTTTGGTATTTGTTTTCGTGGGTGCTGCCTTTTTGGTTGTCATTGGTCATTGGTgttattcctttattaaaaataacttcaatttcttataatattttgtgaTTTAATAGCTTTTCACTCACTGCCGGACAGCTATTTGCTTTGAATGTATTACATTTTGACATTCTAGAAGAATTAGACCAGAAAGGTCAAGTACTATTTTGTATTGGATTTGTTTTTTCCACGCTTCCTTTTATAGTTAACAAGAAAATTTACCTGAGAAGAACCATGCACCCTCCTTTTCATGCCATAGCAAAATCACAGCAAGCACGTTTGCTGTTAAAGATGGGAAAGAAAAATGCAATTCTAGCTTAGATGTGGAATACTAGTTATTGCTGACTGAAGGTATCTCTAGTTGGTGACAGCTGacaaagaaataaaatcttTCTAAGGTTGTTTACCTGATACTTAACtgaataattctttttttcctttgatgttACGGAGTATTATTTGACCAACCAATGAATTAGTTACTTAGttttataattacatttttctaAATGGTGGCTGATGGGAGGAGTTCATTGTTGTTTAAATGGTTACATTGATGGTACTGCTgcccttcttttatttattgttttaattcattaacttgttaaatgttttatatttcattttttgtttaccTTGCATTTACAGTCATTGTTTTTGTGGATCCCTCTCTGATGTAATTAATGCATTTTCTGATCAATGATAGAAgtattaattgtaaaaaaaaaaaaatctttggctAATTATGAGGAAAATGAGGTTTGACTAGATGCTACCGCATGTTGCTTCTCTTGTTGACTGAAAATTTTTGTTCGGTTGTGACCTTTTCTGTATAGTGTGTAGTTTTGAtgctcactctctctctctacaaatttctcaatatttttttgtttgtgttcttTTTGTAAAACAGAAAATGGATACCGTCTTGTAAATTACAGCTGCAGTTACATTTTCAGTGCAAGTATATATTATTGCTAGTAAAATCCTGCCTATATTCTCAGAGGATAAGAAAACAAAGATAAtgcttataagaaaataaaaaataaaaaacaaagataataatTATTGCCAAAAAAGACACGCGGGAATTGGGAAAGGAAGAATTAAGGACACTtgttaaagaatttaatatcaaagtattaaaaagtaaaaatataaatacatagataattttttaaaaaaaatacttttaattagcAAGCTTTTCTTAAACACAAAATGAGGCACACAAAGCAAGAAGGCATGCATCTTATACTGGGCTGAATCATGCACATGGGGCTCTTGGGTGGGAAACGGGTTAAATAGGTTATACCTTaaacattaacaaaaaaaaaaaacaatgacttTGCCTTAAACGATTAAAACGagttaatttaaatatgtttttcttacaTGAAGCTGCTGAGCTGGGGTTAgactcaataaataaataaagctaAACCGTCTAACTTTTGTTAAACTTATAAATTAGTTGAATAAGTCATAAATTAGCTAAGAATCTGAAATGCCTTAGACTCTTAGAGTATGTTTAAAAATGAAGGAACAGTCAAGGATGGAATTTCACGGTCTAGTTTCACTttagcaagaaagaaaagattaaaaaaaatgtgggcCTATATATTTTATCATCCTATCAAAAGTGAAAAATGAATAGAGGAGAAAACTAACATTTGAGTGGCTAgtaatttaaactttttaatcaTATTACATGGGCTCAATTTTAGTCTATGCAAATAAAATAGCATCTATGGCGAGAAGAATTTTccgttaattaatattttacttttttaggaGATTAATCTTGTGACTTTCATTTGTTACttttaacacaaaaatataggaggaaaggtgatgttttgataatgaaataaaaaaaaactattttatctttattttacatacttttttattatttattaaggatatttatgtcatatatatatatatatatatatatatatattcctttcacttttcactTTATATACGTCGACGCAATCTAAAAAATCATCTCATTTTatgctctctttctttcttctattcTCGTCTCTtttctaaatcaaatatatCACTTACCCATGTTAAGTTTTTGTTTCGAGACTTAAGGTCtgtttatttaacttttaaaaaaaaattggtatacagatttttgaatttttaaacagatttttttattaaaaaaaatagtttaagctTGGATGTTAAAAATGTCATGACATttaaaacaaatcaattttaatttcctcAATGGCACCGACATAGAAGAGGCACATGAAAGAGAGAACATGTTCCCATTCATAGTACTTCTTAGAGTCCTCAGCTCCGGCAGCTATAATTGAAACTGTTGCTATAGACTACTCTGCAATTCTGAATATCTAAAATATGTAAGCTCTAAAATGACGTAATaagaataaggaaaaaaaaaataaaaaaatataagtatggTTTTTGGTGATTACGAATATCTTTGTTGGTCATGTTGGATGTGTACTGTTTGTCTACTCTTAATTGGCAGTGACAAATTGCAATCCCTTTTCAAATCTCCTCCACTTTTAGAAATGCAtgtaaacattttttgtttaactGTCAAATTACAGATCCCCACACAAAAATATGTGACTTACAGTTGTCTACATATTTCTTACTAATTATTCCTAACAGCAATTTTAACggctttttgttaaataattttctcctttttttcaaactaaaactttattattttacatttttgtgtacttattcatgtttatttgagattaaataatttacaaaatttactgATAATGAATCAAACCAACTTAAACATAAGTATAGTTATAAAAATAGTTTGAGACTCAATTTGGTAATTAATTCTTTAAACTTGATCTATAAACTAAATGAGTTAACTTGAGTTAAAATTGATCCCGCTACAAGCTAAACTTAAACTATATAAAACTcaactaaatataaatatattattttagatttatttattcctaaaaaactaattagaaaataaaattgtaattacaCAAATAAAAACTCTCTCGCacaaacatattaaataatatatttatattattaagttcatgtaattaactttttaattaattttattttgtacaaaataaataaaaatatataaaataattataattttatatcaaattgaGCTAACAAACTAAACTCAAGTCAAACTGTGAGTTGAACCAATACTTATCAAATTGAGTCGGGCTGAAacaatttcaattcatttttcagTCCTAGttacaattacaaaaatattcatgAAAAAACCATTCAGTTGGCTATACCAAtgaaactataaaatgcaaCCAAATGACGCAAAATTTGTCGATTGATCCACGGGTAGGGTGAGAGTTCCACCAAATTTGGTGATTTTCAACTAATATCAACCTATCAGATATATGGTATTGAAAAGATACtaccagaaaaagaaaaactgtcGTTGACATTGCTCATAAAATAATATCTCAtacttataaattttgttttggcaAAATAAGCAATATTTATTTGGTAAGAAACATTATTAGAAGTGGACTCTACTTAAATAAAGTATAAACTCTAAAATCTATAACTTCAAGGACAAAGACATTAtcttaaaaaagagagagaaaaaaaggaaaaggctgTTGAAATCAAGACatctcttttctttatttagtttctaggaatgaaagtaaaaaagtgaggaaagaaaacaagaaaatagaAGTTATTTGGTTgagaaaaaatcaaatgaaatagaaggtaaatatttaaattgaagttGATTAAtaagtaagaaaataaaataaaataaaataaatattaaataaaaacacattattattattatttaattgtcattattaataatatataacacAACTGACAACTCAAATATTTCTCTCAAAAAACACAACTCAAATATAATACAACACACAGGCAGCGTGGAAAGCTCTGATAATCAATTATGGGATAACATAATGGACTATTTtgtttaaacaaaaaagaaactaaaactgtgataaaaccttttatgagtttcttaaaaaaagtataaaatcatttcttaagaaaaaaatagacaaacacattaaaaaacataaactaattttttttattaaaaaacaattttttaaataaacttaaacAAACGAACCCAATAGATTATGGGAACCTTGTGTAgttaattttcacattttttcgGTGTAGATAACTTTCGTGGGCTCcttctatttcttaaaaaaaatctcgtTCATTTGCTTCCTGCCAAATAACAAGCGTTCATCTAAGAATAACAAAAAGTTATTAGTCTAAATAGTATTGAATTTAGTCCCCTTAAAAAAAGTCTGGTTAAATCTTGTGTGaatgaacaaaaatataattgggAGAAAAAATTTACTAAAGGTAGCCACCCAAGTTTTTTATGTTgaaaattaactataaaaaaactgataaatattttgtatcaaTCATATAACATAATGATTTAAAAACAGTcaacattcatttatttatgaGAAAAATGGCTATATACTTTTagtgtaaaatagttttatactgccatctaattaaaaactatcatttaggataagtttgttgacttttataaaattatgttaaaagtcacatcaacaaaaatttataattgaataacaatgtaaaattatattacatttattatagttaaactttttatttatactttttttttctcccctcTCTTTTCACTATACCAAACACACTCATTAGGTATAATATTAAAACtcaataattacattaaattacATCATTCTATATTTATCTCTAACCATATTACATAATATTCTCGTAATATGCTAAATTCAATATTGGTGGATATTTCATCTAATTTTGCTTTTACCATCATTTCTTGGCATTTTTTCACCAATTGGAAGGTTCAAAGAAGGCATTGTTAGTTTGTATTCACAACTTGGTTGCAAGTCTAGAATTATATAAGACAATAGAGCAAGTTGGAGGCGAGTTTAACTATTCATAGCCTTGCTTTGCTAAAGACAAGGCAATTTGGGGTGAGTTAAAAAAAGGCAACTAAAAAAAGCTCAACCTCATTGTCATTAGGGTTGGAGAAACTCATAGATAACCCACATTTTCGTGgctgaaatttattaattacttggatgaaaaatttgttcttatctaaataatattttaaaattaatttcttaattcatttattaattaactgattgaaataaaaaaatacttagatATATCATGTTCTTATCTCACATTTATTACCATGATGTAGATAATTCAAATATAGGTTATCAAACTTAGGAGTTTAAGTATACtggtaaaaattttataaattcaacTCGTAAAAATTCCTATAAACCTATAagaatttacaaataaaaaatgtaatatcaaaaaacttattaatgacatatacatttaaaaaaaaaacactcttaccacaataataatttaatattttaactgTATACTAAAgtcaaataataaatcataataacaaTAAAGTGTAACAGTACATTAATACTAAATAATATAAAGatatataaattcataaaattataagttattaaaataaaaacattttaaaaatagttaatttattcaaattgtttGAGTGACAATAAAATATTGTGGTTGTTaacatctttatttattttctttttttctctatatCTATTTTAGCTTTCTAATGATTGATGAAGACAAGCCCCAACAAGGTTATAGCAACAACAAGAAACCTTTGACAAAAACTCATTATTACCATAAGGATTTTTGTTATGATGATTAGGTTTACTATGAACATGTGTGTCATTGATTCTCTATAAAATTGATCGAGATCAATTATAACCAATTATTTTCAGGCTAGTTACATTTCTAATCCAACACATTACTTGGACCaatgagattttttatttatagtcgAACCGATCCTTTTGGTGATTGGTGAGTCTGAACCAATTTTAATAACacgaaaaaattaatttaataaaagtttGTAATTATAGTTTGACTATTGTTTATACCTGCCACAGGGGATTGTTGTGGATGATTCCAACTCCAcaataatgcaaaaaaaaaaaaact from Glycine soja cultivar W05 chromosome 16, ASM419377v2, whole genome shotgun sequence harbors:
- the LOC114390518 gene encoding G-type lectin S-receptor-like serine/threonine-protein kinase SD2-2, yielding MSLSLFFLLILIFSSSTSSSTTIILQGNTTLKSPNNTFQLGLFSFSFSFYLAIRHTSLPFPNTTWVANRLHPSPTQTGSILHLTQTGSLILTHSNTTLWSTAPTFNTSSNLSLKLLDSGNLILSAPNGLVLWQSFDSPTDTWLPGMNLTRFNSLTSWRTQTDPTPGLYSLRLKPPFFGEFELVFNDTVSYWSTGNWTDGKFLNIPEMSIPYLYSFHFLSPFSPAAEFGFSERASETGTQPPTMFRVEPFGQIRQYTWNNQAGSWKMFWSMPEPVCQVRGLCGRFGVCIGETSKLCECVSGFEPLDGDGWGSGDYSKGCYRGDAGSDGSDGFRDLGDVRFGFGNVSLIKGKSRSFCEGECLRDCGCVGLSFDEGSGVCRNFYGLLSDFQNLTGGGESGGFYVRVPKGGSGGRKKVFDRKVLSGVVIGVVVVLGVVVMALLVMVKKKRGGGRKGLEEEEEDGFVPVLNLKVFSYKELQLATRGFSEKVGHGGFGTVFQGELSDASVVAVKRLERPGGGEKEFRAEVSTIGNIQHVNLVRLRGFCSENSHRLLVYEYMQNGALNVYLRKEGPCLSWDVRFRVAVGTAKGIAYLHEECRCCIIHCDIKPENILLDGDFTAKVSDFGLAKLIGRDFSRVLVTMRGTWGYVAPEWISGVAITTKADVYSYGMTLLELIGGRRNVEAPLSAGGGGGGGESGDEMGGKWFFPPWAAQRIIEGNVSDVMDKRLGNAYNIEEARRVALVAVWCIQDDEAMRPTMGMVVKMLEGLVEVSVPPPPKLLQALVTGDSFHGVKADSGNGASSTGGSLSDGDLEVSTADSESYTGNVFSPLDVNVNVSVR